A window from Thermoflexus sp. encodes these proteins:
- the iscX gene encoding Fe-S cluster assembly protein IscX, with the protein MPLYWEDAYPIALALRAAHPDVDPLSVDWETLHRWVVALPEFADDPRLKDPLRLEEIQREWLEEVLAHG; encoded by the coding sequence ATGCCGCTTTACTGGGAAGACGCCTATCCGATTGCCCTGGCCCTGCGGGCCGCTCATCCAGACGTGGATCCCCTTTCGGTGGATTGGGAGACGCTGCATCGGTGGGTGGTGGCCCTGCCGGAGTTCGCGGACGATCCGCGCCTGAAAGATCCCCTGCGGCTGGAGGAAATCCAGCGGGAATGGCTGGAGGAGGTGCTCGCCCATGGATGA
- a CDS encoding NADH-quinone oxidoreductase subunit B, with the protein MDELRDLNTLPVPSELRNNVFVTTIDRFVSYLYNWGRKRSVWPMMFGLACCAIEMICAAASRFDIARFGSELMRPSPRQADLMIVSGTVTKKMVPQIVRLYNQMPEPKYVISMGACATGGGPFKEGYNVVSGIDKFIPVDVYVPGCPPRPEALLHGLLKLYAKIERQSVREVPWYQKGEAEAIPVPILGPDLIDPRRLPEIRARLAELRAQQKASAEAAS; encoded by the coding sequence ATGGATGAGCTACGCGATCTGAACACCCTGCCGGTTCCCTCCGAACTCCGCAACAATGTCTTCGTCACCACCATCGATCGGTTCGTGAGCTATCTTTACAACTGGGGGCGCAAGCGCTCGGTCTGGCCGATGATGTTCGGCCTGGCCTGTTGCGCCATCGAGATGATCTGCGCGGCGGCCAGCCGTTTCGATATCGCCCGGTTCGGCTCGGAGCTGATGCGCCCCAGCCCCCGTCAGGCGGACCTCATGATCGTCTCCGGGACGGTCACCAAGAAGATGGTCCCCCAGATCGTTCGCCTCTACAACCAGATGCCGGAGCCCAAATATGTGATCTCGATGGGGGCATGCGCTACGGGCGGCGGTCCCTTCAAGGAGGGATATAACGTGGTCTCCGGCATCGACAAGTTCATCCCCGTGGATGTCTACGTGCCGGGCTGCCCACCGCGGCCGGAAGCCCTCTTGCACGGCCTCCTCAAGCTCTACGCCAAGATCGAACGTCAGTCCGTGCGGGAGGTCCCCTGGTATCAAAAAGGGGAGGCCGAGGCCATCCCGGTGCCCATCCTGGGGCCGGACCTGATCGATCCGCGTCGCCTGCCGGAGATCCGGGCCCGTCTGGCGGAATTACGGGCTCAGCAGAAGGCATCCGCAGAGGCCGCATCGTAA